The window AACCTCCATCTGGTTTGTTTGGACAGCCAACAGTTGGACTTGCCCCCCGAAGTGGTCATGCTGATCAAGCGAAAAACTCAGTTTTCTCAAATGCTCTTTCCAGCCCTGTACGCAGGAGCCTTCAACCATATCAGCTTGCTCAAGGAAGTGGATTTTTTCCAAATGCTGATCTACAGACCGGAAATGCAGGAGCTAGAAACCAGGATTCAAATCAAAACCGGGAAGCTAATTCTCTCAGCTCCAACGATTCATCTATGGATAACGCAGAGAGCCCACCTCACGAATCTTATTGAGAACGCTTCTTGCCTTGTGATTCAAATCTAGTTCAAGAGCTTCAAACTACTGCAGCCTTCAGTCTATGTTCTACTGTAATCTAAGAGGATACAAGAAAAGGCTAGTTGACATCTGAACTAGATTTTATCAGCCAGTCGTGCCAAGCGATACATGTGGTTGCGAAGAATTCAAGTCGTATATAATGTGTGCTTTGATTGTCTCGTTACTCTCGAATGTCTCTCTGTATTACATTATGGACTTAAACGTGAGTTGTCCATTTTAGTTTTGTTTCTAAAACTGGTAATTGCTTTGTACATGAACAAGAGCTTCTTATATAAGTTGGTCCTGTATTCCTACAACTGATATATTTTATGCTATAGCATGTTTGAATAGGAATATCCTACCTTTGTCACACTCTTGCATCCTCGGTTTCTTAAAGATGAGGTGAACATGAAGTTTTGAATGCTTTCAACTCCATTATGAGTTGTTTGCGGTGACAAAAGACCATCCGTTATCTGATGGCACCATCTGATCTGTGTCAATTGTGATGGTGATAAGTTAGTGTGGCAATTGATGTCTAATGATCAAGTACTGGATTATCTCGAACTATGATTAGAGCTGTAGTCTTGATCGAAGAAGGTCAGTCTCCTTCAGTGTGGATGTAATATTCCTATGCTATTCTTATCAAACTAAAGTTGGGCTCGTACACAAGAAAGAAGAATGGCCTGTGCAATCTGAATACGACAACTACAATATTCTCCTATTTTGGTACGTCTTGGAGGCGATGCATTAATCATGAATTAGCTTATAAGACTAGGCATGTAAGGCTCTGCTAAACCTGCACCAGCCCTCGATGATCTCCCTCTACTAACAAACAGCAACCAGTGGATTCAACCAAAGCCTCGACTTGCAGATAAGATGTATAATTACTTTAATTCTCAGGCCTCAATTATCATCATTATGCCTAAGCTGAATTATGGGTAAACAGCAGCAAACATATTGTTGCTCCATGTGGAACTCGGATCCTTGATGGCAGACATGACCAAAATAAAGGTAATCTCTGATGCCACTTCTTCCACGCAGAGGTGGTGGTTGGGGAGCAACTACGTAGATTACGCAGTATCTCCTTTTTCTACTCCAACGTTGTTGTCACAAgttcatatatctatatatatatttatattcatcGAACCAAGTAGATTTCCACTGACTTGACATTCTCCAggacaaaaaaatatattcccGCGTGATCCATCAGCTGCATTTTCTTGTGCCAGTATTGCATTTATATTTGTGATCATCAAACTAAAACCCGATGCATGTAGTGATGTCATTCTCGGTCTTCAGAATCTGCCGCACGTATTAAAGCCTAAACTAGCAGCAGTTTGGATAATTGACAGGCTATTTCCCAGCTGTGAGATTTCTGAGAGATGTTAGCCAGAGTATATGAGATCCTTGGTTGGATCTCCTGCCATCCCTCATCCATTTATACTGACCAAATAATGCTTTTGATCGAGAGATTGATACCCTTTTTAAGTTATCGAGGTGGAACGCAGTGGATCAGACCAGATCTTAAGATTGAGACACTCCAGCACAAAGAAATCTTTGTTATGCTTTCTGGAAGATTGACACACAGCAAGTTGATAAACTACGATATCGAAGATATGAATCTTTCCAAGAAAATTCAACAATTTATTGATAACATTAATTGCTCATATAAAACAATGTATACGCAGATTGCAATATCAGAAGATATATATTGTGTTCCCACCACGCCGACGTGTTGAGATTCTATCGGTGGACGCGAGACACGAGGAAAAAGATTTGATTAGTTAGTTGACCAAGACTTACGCTGTTCCCCTTCTTAGCATGTGTGAATGGAGATGAACCATCGCCGTCCGATGAGGCCATCTTGGCACGAATCTTGGCATATCTTTGTTCCATCACCATCCGTTGGTTGCCCGCCCGATTCATTCGAAGCGGTATTCGCAGATCGATCGCCGTTCACACGAATCATGAAGGCTCCGTGAACGGTGATGCGAGGCTTCGTACCGAGATGACCGTGCGGAGTTTCCCCACCGAAGGCTCGTTTCCCGAACCCAAAACCCTAGAGAAAAAAATAAGGAACGGGTTCAGAGCCCAAAAAGAAGAAAGGTTCGAGTATCCTCTCTCACCCGTTGTTATAAATACCGAACGGGGAGAGAGGCGGAGGCCTCGTCTTCGTAGATCCCGCGCGATAGAGGAATCGAAAGCATTCGGAAGAACGATTTCATTCGCTAACGGTGATGAAGGGAGACAATGACATGGAGTTCATGGCGGCAGAGGTGACAGTGGAGAAGAAATCCAGGTTTCGGAGGATATGCGTGTTCTGCGGGAGTCAGTGCGGGAAGAAGACTAGCTACCAGGAGGCCGCCATCGAGCTCGGCAAGGAACTGGTAAATATTGCCTCAAGAAAGTTGTTTCCTTTACCGAAGCAAGACGTTCTTTCCGCTTGTTTTTGTCTGTCTTGTTCTTTATTCCTTCGGTTCTAAATGGCTTGGAGGTTACTGCAGGGGATTTGTTCCTTGTTCGCTTCGGTCTTAAACATTACGTAGACGAGATATGAAATCATACAGTCAGATCGTTTCGAGTGCGAAAACTACTGCATTCTTTGTTTTTCTGGATTCTCTTAGTTTTCAGATGTATTCTCATCGAGATCTGTTCCTCGCATAATGATTTGCGACGGATCTTCTTCTGCGGGTGTATTGTGTATTGATCAAAAGTCATAATTTTTGGCTTCAAATTTCTACTTTTTCCACCCTTTTGTATTCGGTTTCGTTGAAGAATTAGACAAGGGTTTGATGGAGTTGTAAGAGGACAGGGTGTGCTCGTGCGGTGGGAGGATTCCGGGGTTTTGGCATGAGGGATTGCTAGCTGTAGTCCGGTTGTCCGGTGATCAGCCTTCTTGCGTGATCTCTGCCAACCAAACGAAACAAATACTCTGTTTTTTAAATGGGATGAAATGGATGCTATCAATGCGATTATGTGAGATAGAAACGTGATGCCTCGATGCCATGACTCGTTCCTTGTTCCCCACATTAATCCACTCCGCTTCCGTGGGGTTTCCATTCCGTTGCTTTGCCACTGGGTTTCATATTAATCGATTCGTCCTCGTCCTTTAGCTAATGGCAATTGCAACTTGGGGACTGTCCTTGGCTGTTTGGGACGTGGTGTTTGATGTTTGCATTTGCATGTTGCCGTGCAGGTGAACAGTGGAATCGATCTGGTGTACGGAGGAGGGAGCATTGGGTTGATGGGCCTCGTTTCTCACGCAGTTCATGATGGGGGACGCCATGTCTTGGGGTCGGTCTCTCTCTCATCTGTCATATTCTATGATTTCACGTTGTTTGGTTTTGGGTTATACTGCTGCGCGAGTTTCTTGGTCTCTCCTCTTTTTCTATTGCCTTTATGTAGTGTGGGCATTTTAATAGCCGCAATCAACtcattgttcttcactgttacgcaACAAGTAGTGGTGGTTTTCCTGACCTTACTTGATGTAGAATGGTATTGTCTTTGTTTCTGTCAGCAAAGAATTGTTTTTCTCTTCCTCCATGACGAGAGTAGTGTATATTCTTTTTTTCATATCCGGTCTCTTTCTCTCACAACTTATCAAACTAGTTCTATGTCTACCTCTCTAGTGATTCCAGATGATATTATTTGTCTTTACTCTAAAAGGATTACATTTTTGGTTAGCTCATGTGAATTTCATTTTTCTTCTCAGGGTTATTCCGAAATCCTTGATGCAGAAGGAGGTGGGTTTGGCTAAATTACTCTTCTTTTAACAATGTATTGTTTGCCATTTAGTTTGCAAGCTTGTTTGATTGAAATTGATGTATATTTTGGTGAACTACTAATCATTTTGCAGCACTTTGGGTGTTGGTTACCTCTTCTGACTTGAAGTCACAATTCTCTATTTTAAAGATAGATTGTACGATATTCTTTTCCTTGTAGAACTGTTTCTGAATGATATTAACTCCTCCATTCTTCTTCTAAAACAAAGAAATTTTCTCCTCTGTGTTctgttcaagttttttttttgagGTAATATTTTGGATTTTCAATATATTAATGCATGATTCTTCATAGATAACTTTGGATTTCACTTTCAAGTATTGCTGGAAATCCTATACCTTTAGGACTTGCTAGTAATATAATTTGATGTATATGAAAACTGCATACTTGCATTTTCTTTAGCAGAGTAAAATTGCTATTGCATACACTTTGGCAATCACCTTAATATATCCTTGGTGTATTGTCAGATTCAGACTAGAATTCTATTCTCTCAGTTTCCCAGATGCATGCCCGTGATGCAGATGTGGCTTATACATGTATGCCTTTTTATATGCAGCTTACTGGTGGAACAGTTGGAGAAGTTAGAGCTGTATCAGACATGCATGAAAGGAAAGCTGAGATGGCTCGCCAGGCAGATGCCTTCATTGCTTTGCCTGGTATAATTTCTATCACTGAACGATACCTTGTATGCTTTCATGTCAGCCACTTCAATCTTTTATCATCTCCTAATATCAATCACAAATCAGGTGGATATGGGACACTCGAGGAACTACTTGAGGTCATTACATGGGCTCAGCTTGGAATCCACAAGAAGCCGGTACAGTAAAAAAAAGATGCTTCTCATTTTCTTAGTAAAGGAATAGGCaactagatttaaatataatgcttCTCATTATAATATAATTCTGTTGGAACAATCATTATCATCCTGTGCCTGCTGAAAAGTGTTTTTATAGCATTGACCATGTTTCCGGTAGCCATTGGCCTCAAGAGTTTAACTATGTGCATGCATACCATGCCCTCCATTATTTAGGAACTTCAGATATTAGAATGATGCATGTGTCTCTTGCTTTGGTTACAAACTGCAGCTAGGGAGCTTTTTGTTTGCTTCTCCTCTACATGACATGTACTTAAATCTTAAAACGAGGAACACATTAGTGGAACCCATGTGTCAACAGTCAAAAGGTTTCT of the Musa acuminata AAA Group cultivar baxijiao chromosome BXJ3-2, Cavendish_Baxijiao_AAA, whole genome shotgun sequence genome contains:
- the LOC135631017 gene encoding cytokinin riboside 5'-monophosphate phosphoribohydrolase LOG7-like isoform X1, whose protein sequence is MKGDNDMEFMAAEVTVEKKSRFRRICVFCGSQCGKKTSYQEAAIELGKELVNSGIDLVYGGGSIGLMGLVSHAVHDGGRHVLGVIPKSLMQKELTGGTVGEVRAVSDMHERKAEMARQADAFIALPGIISITERYLVCFHVSHFNLLSSPNINHKSGGYGTLEELLEVITWAQLGIHKKPVGLLNVDGFYNSLLSFIDMAVEEGFISQAARHIIISAHSAKELMRKLEEYVPEYESTVVWDTEQKALSFVPEPESSIAS
- the LOC135631017 gene encoding cytokinin riboside 5'-monophosphate phosphoribohydrolase LOG7-like isoform X2, with product MKGDNDMEFMAAEVTVEKKSRFRRICVFCGSQCGKKTSYQEAAIELGKELVNSGIDLVYGGGSIGLMGLVSHAVHDGGRHVLGVIPKSLMQKELTGGTVGEVRAVSDMHERKAEMARQADAFIALPGGYGTLEELLEVITWAQLGIHKKPVGLLNVDGFYNSLLSFIDMAVEEGFISQAARHIIISAHSAKELMRKLEEYVPEYESTVVWDTEQKALSFVPEPESSIAS